A portion of the Papilio machaon chromosome Z, ilPapMach1.1, whole genome shotgun sequence genome contains these proteins:
- the LOC106715872 gene encoding galactose mutarotase, with translation MADEVDDKASGDVASEASEEKSVIPEPEPVKVPDVELTVDGFGFMSKQSSTDKSKKNGRRKSKELKEILAPEAEASPCSSSSNIDIVRRFTWKTKNRMTVQVITYGATITTIQVPDKKGVPDDVIAGFDTLEEYFQPRNPYFGATIGRYANVIRNATMSVRPMGRMYMLSTNLGPNHCNGGYVGFDKVNWRSHVVGNKVYMSHVSDRFHEGYPGTVMTQLCFEVTCDNTINIEMKCTTTEPTIINLSNAQYFNLAGHHRGAESMYEHIITINADKYTQVDDDGLVTGEKKVVGGTAFDFRVPRCLKTMLPKIPKGGYDVNFCITQATAQDLTFHARALHPDTGRVLEVYSNQPGLQFYTGNRLPDPDRIVAALSGGEEEGAEQSESEASAEDEEFREVDGGTDNQGDGKEHYGYVPLAGKNGTFYKKHGLFCLLPQNYPDAINHKNFPNSVLNPGEVYVHRIQYKFGILLGKYV, from the exons atggcAGACGAAGTTGATGATAAAGCTAGTGGTGATGTAGCATCAGAAGCTTCAGAAGAAAAATCAGTTATTCCTGAACCGGAACCTGTTAAAGTTCCTGATGTGGAGCTAACCGTTGATGGTTTCGGTTTTATGTCTAAACAGTCATCTAcagataaaagtaaaaagaatgGCCGTAGGAAATctaaagaattaaaagaaatcttgGCTCCAGAAGCAGAAGCTAGTCCTTGCTCTTCAAGCAGTAATATCGATATTGTTAGGAGGTTCACATGGAAAACGAAAAACAGGATGACAGTCCAG GTGATAACATATGGTGCGACAATAACGACTATACAAGTTCCAGACAAGAAAGGAGTTCCCGATGACGTCATTGCTGGTTTTGATACGCTtgaag AATACTTTCAACCACGGAACCCGTACTTTGGTGCTACTATCGGGCGATACGCAAATGTCATCCGCAACGCCACGATGTCTGTCCGGCCAATGGGCAGAATGTACATGCTGTCCACTAACCTGGGACCCAATCACTGCAATGGTGGCTACGTAGGTTTTGACAAG GTGAACTGGCGTTCGCATGTTGTGGGCAATAAAGTCTACATGAGTCACGTATCAGATCGGTTCCACGAGGGCTACCCGGGCACTGTGATGACGCAGCTCTGCTTCGAAGTCACATGCGATAATACAATCAACATCGAGATGAAATGTACAACAACGGAGCCAACCATAATCAACCTTAGTAACGCACAATACTTCAATCTAGCTGGACAT CACCGAGGCGCAGAGTCGATGTACGAGCACATAATTACTATCAACGCCGACAAATATACGCAAGTTGACGACGATGGATTAGTTACTG GCGAAAAGAAGGTTGTCGGTGGGACGGCTTTCGATTTCCGAGTGCCGCGCTGTTTGAAGACAATGTTGCCGAAGATACCCAAAGGAGGGTATGATGTCAACTTCTGCATCACACAGGCCACTGCTCAAGATTTGACGTTCCATGCCAG ggCACTCCATCCGGACACCGGGCGGGTACTGGAAGTGTACAGCAACCAGCCAGGCTTGCAGTTTTACACGGGGAACCGTCTGCCAGACCCGGATCGGATAGTTGCG GCTTTGTCTGGAGGAGAGGAAGAAGGAGCGGAGCAGAGCGAGAGCGAGGCGAGTGCTGAGGACGAGGAGTTTAGAGAGGTCGACGGGGGAACTGATAACCAAGGAGAT GGTAAAGAGCATTACGGTTATGTGCCGTTGGCTGGTAAAAATGGAACATTTTACAAGAAACATGGACTTTTCTGTTTACTGCCACAAAATTATCCAGATGCGATTAATCAT aaaaatttcCCCAATTCGGTGCTCAACCCTGGTGAAGTCTACGTACACAGGATACAATACAAGTTTGGAATTTTACTTGGTAAATATGTATGA